The following coding sequences are from one Capsicum annuum cultivar UCD-10X-F1 chromosome 3, UCD10Xv1.1, whole genome shotgun sequence window:
- the LOC107865755 gene encoding uncharacterized protein LOC107865755: MGFKKYFELISHLLVVKQHNNFLMKNHESRPPGTALFPEVNAAYFHQTRHERSPGPIRDRDRGRARYFNHGDLHALNNDPQHQQFKKKGEAPEAASRTNTKNKCCRCGGNGHWSRICRTSKHLVKLYQVSFKKSDNDVEANHISEDNTEPMNLDASDFFIISKGYDEC; this comes from the coding sequence ATGGGATTCAAGaagtattttgaattgatttctcaTCTTCTTGTCGTGAaacaacataataattttttaatgaaaaatcatgaaagtcGACCTCCTGGTACTGCTCTATTCCCTGAAGTGAATGctgcatattttcatcaaaccAGGCATGAAAGAAGCCCTGGCCCTATTCGTGATCGTGACCGTGGTCGTGCTAGATATTTTAATCATGGTGATCTCCATGCACTAAACAATGACCCTCAGCACCAACAGTTTAAAAAGAAGGGTGAAGCTCCTGAAGCAGCGTCAAGGACGaacactaaaaataaatgttgtcGATGTGGAGGAAACGGGCACTGGTCGCGTATATGTCGTACGTCAAAGCATCTGGTGAAACTCTATCAGGTGTCCTTTAAGAAATCAGATAATGACGTTGAGGCAAATCATATCTCTGAAGATAACACTGAGCCCATGAACTTAGATGCCTCAGATTTCTTTATAATTTCCAAAGGATATGATGAGTGTTAA